TCATCTCGGCATAGAGCCATTGCGACAACGGACCGGCTTCAAGGCCGATGAGCTCGAGCTCAGCTCCGAAGGCCGCAAACCACGCGACCAGGGATTCAGGATCGCTCAACGCTTCGCCTTCGCGACAAATTTTGCCCGCCGCATCGACAACGCATACACTTGAACGTTCCAAAGACACATCAATTCCGGCATAGTATTTCATGGTCGTCTCTCGATGATGCTTGGCGCAGGCCACTAACCTGACGCCGTTGGTTGATGACACCATCATTCTGAGGGACGACCACCAAAGCGCAAGCCCTGGCTAAAGCCGGCCCGTTACCCCATCTTTAGGGCCTGTATGCAGGGCTATTTCAGAAACTGGCCATTTACGCGAGTGCAAGACCGGTAAGCGCTGGCAACGGCTCAGATGACCACCTGGGTTTAGGACTTAATAACTGCCTGTGTCAGCTTAGATAGTCACGCGTCCTTATCTGGGCAATGTTACAGAGCCATGCCAATTACACCTTAGTACCACCCCCGCGCCTCATTTCAGCCCCAAAGCTGCCAAATCCTTACCGTTTTGTCGCAGCGTTTCGACACTGTCGTATAGACGACTTATTGGCGCCCTCCTGATTTTCCATGTTCCGGCCACCCGCCTGCCCGCCGCACGCGAACCCATTGGAAAACCGACGACATGCGCAAAAACAGCCTTCTGACCGCCACCGCCCTTGGGCTCGTTCTGGGTGGAGGCCTTATCCCCTTCACCGGTCAGGCACTCGCTGAAACCAGCATCTCTTCGTCGACGACAACTCCGCTGGTCACCAGCACGACAGGCGATCTGACCGTTACCTCCGATGGCACGATCACCCTGACCAGCGGTACGGCCATTACGGTCGACAGCAACAACACCATGAGCTTCGCCGGCGCTATAGATATGTCAGAATCCGAATTCGGGCTCGACCGGCATCCTGATCACCGACTATGTCGATCGCACCGCTGCCCTCACCTTTACGGGCGACATTACGGTCACCGACGACTATACGGCTGAGGACACCACCAGCCTGGACGAATCCGAAGATGGCTATGTCGAAGCACCGTGGGCAGAGGGCACAGGCCGATACGGTATCCACTCCATCGGAACATCCCCGTTCGTGGGCGATATAGATATCGTCAGCGGCTCGGCGATCGATGTCGAGGGCAACGACTTTACGGAATCCGCTTCGAAAACAATATAGACGGCGCCTTCACCTATGACGGCAGCATGACGCTGATCGGTGACAATTCGACCGGCATCTCGCTGGAAAAGGGCGTCACCGGCAACGTCTATCTGTCGGGTTCAGTCACGGCCGTTGGCGAAAATGCCTCGGCTATCAAGATCACCGGCGATCTCGGCGGCAGCCTGCTGATCGATGGCACCTATACCGGCTACGCCTACAGTTCGACCTCGGCGCTCAGCCAGGATGTCTACGACAACCTGATTCCGGCCAACAATCTGTTGCAGGCAGGCCCGCTCGTCACCATTGCCAGCAATGTCGCCAACGGCGTTTTACTCGGTTCGTCTGTAACCAGTGAAGATGACGACAATACCGACGAAGACGGCGATGGTCTAACCGACAGTGACCAAAGCACGGCCGCCCTCGCACAGTATGGCAGCGCACCAGCGCTTGTCATCGGCTCAACAACCGAGGACATCACTCTGGGCGGCCTGACCTATACCTCAACCGCCATAGATCCGCCCTCCGTCAACTATGGCCTGCTGATCCGCGGCAGCGTTGGGGCTTATGGCGTCCATCCGGGCATCACCTCCAATGCCCTGGTTATTGGCGGCACCGGCTATGCCACCACCATCGCCAATGGAATCGGCATAGAAGGCTCAGTGACCTCCACATCTTATGGAGGCGACACCACGGCGGTCTCGCTGCTCGATGGCGCCACGACACCGGAACTCGATATCAATGGCGGCAGCATCAGCGCCACCACCACACGCTACCTCACCACCACAGAAGATGATGACGGTAATATCACGTCTTACACCGTCTCGAATGTCGGCAAGGCCACGGCGCTCAGCATCTCTTCCGGCGCCAGCCTGTCGACGGTCAATGTCTCTGCCAGTTCCGGCATCTACGCTTCCTCCAGTGGTTCTACGGGTAGCGCCACAGCCATCATTGATGCTTCAGGTACCCTTTCCACCATCACCAACAGTGGCGCGATCAGTGCCACCATAACCGCCACCGACGATGACGGCGACGATGTGACCGAGACCATTACCGGCACTGCGACCGCCATGGATCTCCGCGCCAACACCACCGGTGTCACCATCACCCAGGTCGATAACAATGCGACCGACAGCGATGACGATGAGGACATCGCCGCGCCCTATATCTACGGCAATATCCTTCTGGGTTCGGGTAACGATTCGATCTCGTCTTCCGGCGGCTATATCTACGGCAACATCGATTACGGCGCTGGCACCGGCAGCTTCACTCTGACCGATGACGCCATTTTCCTCGGCAAGATGACCTCGACCGGCGAGATCGCCATGAACATCGATTCAGGCGCCAGCGCAGGCCTGACCGCCGGCAGTTCAGTTTTGCTATCCAGTCTGCATGTCGGCGCCGACAGTACCCTGGCCCTGACACTTGGGGTCGACAATCCAGATACACCGATCCTTATCAATAGTGGGGCAGCGGTCTTTGATGACGATGCCCTTCTCTACCTGACGCTCGACAAGATCCTGATCACACCGTCCACCTTCAAAGTGATGACCGCTTCGAGCTTTAGTCTCGGCAACATGACGACCTCGACGCTCGACGGCTATATTCCTTATCTCTATCATGCCGACCTGGAGACCAATACGGCCGGCACTGAGCTTTACGCCAACTTCCGCCTCAAAACTCAGGAAGAAGCCGGCTATTCCGACAACCAGTATAACGCTTTGAAGCCCATTCTGGCCATTGTGGCGCAGGATTCCGGTGCAGACAGCGCTCTTCTTAGCCAGACCACCAAGGCCAGTTTCGATCAGGTCTATAACCAATACCTGCCGGACTATTCGGGTGAAAACCTGCTCAGTCTGTCCGTCGGCGCCTCAGCGCTCAACCGCTCCCTCGGCAACCTGACCGTTATCCCCGACAATAACGGCGGCCAGTACTGGCTCCAGGAATATGGCTTCAACACCAAGCGCGGCTATAGCGATACGGCGGGCTTCAGTTCAACAGGCTTCAGCTTCGCCGGCGGCCGGGAACGTCAGGTCTATGGCAACCAGATGGTCGGCGCCTACATGTCGCTGACCTCGTCATCGCCGAAAGACACCTTCGCCATCGGTAACGAAATCGCTTCGGTTTCAGATATTACCTTAGGTGGTTACTGGCGCCTTAACTCGGGCGCATTCAAGGGCTGGGCCCATGCCGGTGCCGGCTACGCCCAGTTCAAAACCACGCGCAATCTGCTAACCACCACGGTCAGCCACACCGCCATCGCCAAGTGGGACGGTTATTCGACCAGCGCCGGCGCCGGGGCGTCCTACGACCTTACCTCCGGCAAGCTCGGGGTCACACCGCAGGTGTTTATCGATTATTACGGCCTGAATGAAAGCAAGCACGCCGAATCGGGGGGCGGTGATTATTTCGATCTGACGATCGATGAGCGCGAGGGCCATCTCCTGAGCTCGACCGCGCAAGTCAATGTCAGCTATAAGACTGGAATGATCAAGCCAGAGCTATGGCTCGGCTATAAACAGAACATCTCGGCCACGCTGGCCGATACCGTGGCCAGTTTCGCCAGCGGCGATCCCTTCACCCTCAGCGGCGGCAATATCGAAGGCGGCGGGCCTGTGGCCGGTTTCCGTATCTCGGCTGATAACCCCTACAGCTATTTCGCCATAGAAGCCGCATACGAGAAGACCGACGCCTATACCAACACTTCGATCTCGCTGCGCACACGGTTCCAGTTCTAGGTGGACGCTGGGGAGGCACGCATCCTTTTCATACGGACCGGCCGTGGCGGCCAGCCGGTTCCGGCGACCGAGCTTTGCGACGCCGGTTTCGATCTCGATGTCGTCTATCTCAACGAGCGCCATCATGAGAGCCCGGCCGGACGCTTCCATCTGGCTGTGCTTGATTTTCCTAACCGACACGATACCGACCTGTCGATCACCCAGGCTACCAAGTCCTGGGTGGCGCCGGCGCCGCTGATCATTGTCAGCGATAGGGCCGACGCCATTGACCGTATCATAGGCCTTGAACTGGGCGCCGACGATTTCATGGCCAAGCCGTTCAATCCGCGCGAACTGGTGGCGCGCATCCGCACCATCCTGCGCAGCCGCTATAAGGCACCGGAGCGCCATGCCCTCAGTCGTTTTTTTGGCTGGACACTCGATAACTCCCGCCGCCTGCTGACGCATGAGGATGGCACAGTGCTCAGGCTGTCGCCTAATGAATACCGCGTCATACGGCTGTTTCTCGATCGCGCCGGTTACACCCTGACGCGGCAGGATATCCAGGTGCACCTCACGTCGGACGGCGAACTTGCCATGCCTTCACGTGGCGTCGACCTGCTTGTCAACCGCCTGCGCGCCAAATTGTTTGAACAGTCACCGTTCGATATTATCCAGACGGTCCACGGCAAGGGGTATCGAATGCGCGTTAAGGAAGACTATTCCGGATAAAACACATAAACCGTAGCCTCTGCCTTGACCGGCTTGCTCCTGGCCACCACCTCACCCGCCGTCACCGGCACCGGATCGCCGGCGCGGAAATGGCCAATCTCGGTTTCCAGATTCCCCGTCTTCTGCGTCACCCGAAACGTCGTCACCCCCGGCCATTGCAGGCTGAAACTGTGCGTTCGCGATGCCAGGGTGCGCGTATCGGCCACCTTGTTCGGATCGAGCCCGCAATAGCATGAGGGATCGCCGGTCACGGTCGACTGAAGGCTGCGGCCATCCATCTTGTAGGTCCGCGTTTTCACATCGACATCAGGATTGAGCGTCAGTTCGATCCGTCCGCCCTCACCTTTCATCAACTCATAAAGACCGCTGCCATCATAGGTCGCCACCGATGAGGTGCCCACGCCCACCACGCGCTTGAGATCGGGGGAAACCTTCGGCGCCAAAGCCGCCGGAATACTGCGGCTGTACATCAGGGTGTCATCATCATTATAGATCGCCACGTCGCTGGAAAACGACGTCGTGGTGTGGCCGAAGCTATGAGTATCGCTATCGGCGAACGGCTCTTTCAACGCGCCATCGCGGAAGGTTTCACCGGCGATCATAAAGGCGACGGTGCGCTCCGGCGTATAGAGCCAGTTGAGATAATGACGCGGCCACACCACGTTCTTGTCGGCCTCAACCGCCATATCATATTGAAATTGCGCCGCCACCTGCACGCCATTGGAGCGCATCTGCGCCGACAGGTTCGGGTAGACATAGGCTTTCTGCGTGCCCGGCGCATCCCATTCATAGACCACATCGGCCTTGCGCTTGCCGGGATCATCGAGCGTGCCCGGCCGGCGATGCCGGACATGCGAAACTGCGGTTCGGCGGACGGATTTTCAGCAAAGGGATAGGTTTTCCAGTAGGCTTCGCTGGTATAGCCTGTGTGCTCAAGGAACTGCGCCTTGCTGCCGCGGATCGCGGCTAAAATATTCGGATTTCGTGGCCCCTGGCCGTTGTCCGATTCGGTCTTGTCCCAACCCCAGGTGCTCCAGCCGACCAGATGCGGCACGCCGCCAGGCACCTTTTCGCCTTCGCGCACGGCAAATATCAGCCGGTTGATCAGGCCTTCGCGGATATAGCCTTCATCGTAAGGCCCCAGATTGTAGGCGCCCTTCGGATCTGTGCGGTAAGGCGGCTCGTTCATCAGGCCGATCAGGCCAAGACCCGGTTCGGCGCCATAGGCGCGGCCGCGTCCCTCATCGAGATAGCCGTTGGTGTGGCGCAGCAGATTGACGACAAAGGCCGCTTCCTGGTCGATGATATTGCGGTCGGAAGTAAACGCCGTCCCTTCCCATTCCTGTCCCTAAAAGCGTTCCGGCAGGGCGATATCGCTCATCAGCACATGGATGCGGATCAGGTTGACGCCCATCTTTTGCAGATCATCAAGATCGCGATCGATGACCTCGCGCTTGACATCGGTGACGCCGATATCCTGAAACAGGGGGCGTTTGAGCGGCTGGATATCTCCGCCCTTGCCTTTGTAGACAGCGAAATACTGGTAGCTGCCGCCGAGGTAGTTGACGCCAAACAGACGCACCTCCGGCGAGGCGTCAGAATACATACGACCGGTGTCAGGATTGAGCTTGAGCTGCGGCAGGTCCGCCGCCATGGCTGGAATGGCGAATAAGACCAACAGCCCTGTGACAAAACTCTTTAACATCCCTGCCTCGTGGTTTGTGCCTGAGAGGTTTACTTAGCACAGCCGACAGCAAAGTGTAGCTTCAGACTAAGCATCTTGCCTCACCAGACCTGCGAGCGGCTTTTTCCTTGCCTAATACAGATCGCGACGGTAGCGCCCCGAGACCTTGGCATCATCAACCCAGGCCTGCCCCATGATGCCGGCCAGCGCGTTTTCGACCTCGCGCCCCATGGCAAGACCACCGCAGCACATAAGCCCGCCTTCATGGCCCAGCCAGTCCTTGATGGCTGCACCAGACGCTGCCACAACCGCCTGAACGTAGCGGCCTTCGCCCTCATCCGGACGTGAGAAGGCGATGTCGAGCCCCTGCAATGTGCCCTCTTCGCGCCATACCATCATGGCCTCCGTCAGCGCACCATCATGAAGCGGATGGCGCTCACCATAGATCAGCCAGACAGGCCGGCCTATTTTGGCGGCTTGCAGAATATGCGCGCGCAAGCCCGCCAGTCCCGAACCGGCGCCGATCAGCAACAGCGGCCCCTCGCCTTCCGGCGCATGGAAGTTGCGGTGCGACTTGAGCCTTAGTGGCAGGCTGTCGCCGGCTTGCAGCCCGTGGATCAGTAAACCCGAACCATCACCATAACTGCCATCCGTTTTAATAACCTCACGGACATAGAGATCGAGGTGGCCCTCTTCCGGCAGGCTGGCCACCGAATAATCACGGCGATGCCCCTGTGGTGTGACAATCTCTATCAGATCACCCGCCTGCCATGACAGCACCTGATCCGACATGAACCTCAGATGATACAAAGGATTGTCACCGAGCGGATTGAGGCGGGTGCGCTGCTCCATTCGCCACGGCACACCGGCCTCGGTGGCGCTATTTCCCTTGCCGCCGAGCGCATGGATCAGTTCGTCCCATCGTTTCAGGGCTGCAGCGTCCAGATCATCGACCTCGATCAAGGACTGAGCCTTTCCCCCGCACACCACCAGCCAGTCGAATACCCGGCGTCCAAAAGCACAAAACTGATCATAGTTGCGGTCGCCAAGCGCCAGCACGGCCACGCTCTGACCAGACAGATCAGGTCTGTCCTGCATCAGGCTTTGCGCAAAGCGCAGGCCTTCGTCCGGCGCATCGCCTTCGCCGGTGGTCGAGATCACGCACAAAATCGTTTTGGCCGCCTGTAACTGCGCCACAGTGACCTGCGCGATCGAAAACGCCTGAGCGTCCCGCCCACCCGCCAGCAAGGCTTTGGCGCTGTTACGCGCAATCTCTTCGGCCTGACCGGTTTGAGACGCATAGAGCACGAGATAGTCGCTGGTCGCTGTCGTGCGCTTTCGGCCTTTAAGCCCCGCCCACAAACAGACCAGTCCGAACGCCGCCGCCGAGCCGTAAGCCCATGCCAGCCGCGTCGGATCGTCCGTTAGGGTCTCCCAAATCATAGCCAGCCCTCCAGACGCGGACTGCGCACAGCACGAAGGCCGTTATGCAAGGTCTCGGCACGCACCCACAGCAGACAGGGAATTTCGTGTTGCCGGGTAAACTCGATCGCCCGTTCTTCGCCCATCACCATCAGGGCTGTGGCCAGGGCGTCGGCGCGCCAGCACTGCGGATCGAATACCGTAACGCTGACGATATCTGAGCGGGTCGGCGCTTAAGGCCGCGATCTCCAGCGCATGCCCCACCACAGTGCGCAGGAAGTCCGGCAGATTCACAAAAGTGCCAGCGGGCGCGAGATTAAAGCGTGTCAGGTCGAAGTCGATACGATCGGGACTCATCTCTTTATCGATGCGGTCCAGCACGGCCTGACAGCGAACATCAAGCCCTTCCGTCGCCGTATCGGCATAGAGCGCGATCGACCAGGTGGTGGCGAAGGCCTTGCCCTTCAAATCCATGCGCCGCGCCTGCGGATACAGGTCCGGCGCCTCGTCGAGATCGGGGATCAGCACGTGGCGATCCAGAGTATAGGCCGGCGGGGTCATCAGGCGTGAACAAACAGCAGGAAGAGGATGAAGGGCGCCAGCAAACCGAACGCCACCAGCGGCCAGGTGATACGGCGCCCTTTGGAATAGAGCCACAAAAGGCCAAGGCCGGTGATCGAAAAGACGACGCTGGCTACGGCGATCAGGTCAATGAACAGCGACCATACCGCCCCGGAATGACGGCCCTTGTGCAGATCGTTAAGCACGGCAATGACGCCGCGATCCGTGCGTTCATAAACGATATGGCCGTCATGACGATCGATGGTCATGGTGGCGTCGATGCCCGGCTGCGGCATGGCGAGATAGATTTCATCGTCATCGACATCGGGGGCGGACTTGCCAACATCGACGCCGGTCGCGGTTTTGATTACCGCGGTTTGCGCAAAGGTCAGCGGTGTCTTGTCGGCAACGCTCGCCATGGCGGCAAGGCCCTCGGCCGTCAGGTCTTTCTCTATCGTAACAATCTGCGGCTTAGCTTCGATCTGGCTGGCGTGATTGAGCGTGAAACCGGTGACGGCAAAAAGCGCCAGCCCCATCAGCGAAATGGCCGAACTGATCCAGTGCCACTGGCGCAACTGATTACGCCAGAAGGTGCCCCAGAAGGAGGGAGAGGTTGTTGGAGAACCGGGCATGGAACAACGCGTACCGTCAGTATTTGATAATCATTCTCACCTAGCAAACTCTATGGGCAGTTACAAGCTTTCCGGTGCTTTATTCATGCACAGGTGGCCTTTAGATGGGTCTGGTCAGGGATTTAACAACAAAAGCCGGCTTTATCGCTCCAGCTTGGCCGCCAGAATGATCGAGGTTGTAGTGCGTTCCACACCATCGAGCAGACCGATCCGGTTGATCAGCTCGTTCATCTCTATACTGTCGGCGGCTTCAACCAGCACGATAATGTCGTACTCGCCGCTGATGGCATAAATGGCGGCGATCTCAGAAATCTCCGCCAGCCGTATTTCGACTTCCTGGCATAGCCGCGGCAGGGTCTTGATCATCACGTGCGCCCGTAGGCGCGATTTGTGGAATAGGCCTGCCCCAGACGCACCGTATAACCGTCGATGATGCCCTCAGCCTCCAGCCGTTCCAGCCGTGCATAAACCTGAGTGCGCGGAATATCGAGCATGGTGGCCAGTTGCGACACCGGCAAACGCGAGTTTTCGCGCAAACTGGCCATCAGCTTGCGGTCGGTCGGGATCGAGTTCGGGAGCAGGCTTGCAAGTCGTCATTTATTTGAGCTTTTCATCGCCATAGATCGCCGTTCGGATAACGGGAGAATCGGAAGAGATCGCCCCACGATACATCCCCAGGTCGTTGATAGCAAAGGCCGGCTTGCCGTCGGCGCCCATGGCGATCAGACCGCCGTCGCCACCGAGGCTGCCCACCGACATGATTGTGTCCTGCGCCGCCTGTTCGATGGCCTGATGGTTCCAGCGCACACGGTCACAAACCTGACGTGCCGCCGTATCGCGGATGAAATATTCACCCGTGCCAGTGGCCGAAACGGCACAATCACCGTCACGCGCATAGGTGCCGGCGCCGATGAGCGGGCTGTCACCGATACGGCCCCATTGCTTGCCGGTCAGGCCGCCGGTCGAGGTGGCCGCCGCCAGATGGCCGTCACTGTCCAGCGCCACCGCGCCGACCGTGCCGTACATATGGGTCGGGTTGATCATCGCCGAATGATCCTTCTTCCAGTCAACGAGCATCTGCTCGCGTTCCGGCGTATGGAAATAGCTCGGATCGACCTGCTCAAGCCCCTGTTGCAGGGAGAAGGCGTCAGCCCCCTCACCGGCCAGAAACACATGACGCGTCTTGTCCATGACGGCGCGCGCCGCCATGATCGGGTTCTTCGTCCGGGTGATCGAAGCCACCGCACCGGCCTTCATCGTGCCACCATCCATGATGGCCGCATCGAGATAGGTCTTGCCGTCGGCGGCTATGGCCGCGCCCTTGCCGGCATTGAACAGAGGGTTGTCCTCCAGCGGTTTCAGCGCCGCCTCGACCGCATCGAGCGACGAACCACCCTTGTCGAGCACCGCCTGACCGGCCTTGAGCGCTTCGGCCAGACCGGCGCGATAGGTCGCGTCCTTTGCCGGCGTCAGGTCGCCACGATCAATCACGCCGGCGCCGCCATGGATGGCCAGCGACCAGTGCTTTTGCTGCGTCAGCACGCCATCGGTCACATCATAGGTGCGCGTGAAGGACGGCTGACCGACCTCCAGCGTTCTGATGTTGAAAGTGCTGGCCTTGCCGATACCGGTGACGCTGACATTCTTCACATTGAGCTTTTTACCAAGGGCCAGCTCATTGACCTCACCGCGCTGCACCAGCCAGGCATGGCCATCGAGATTGGAATAGACTTTCGCCGTGCCGTCCGTCTCCACCGTCATCGCCGCCTCTTCATCGATGCCGAGACCGACGAGCGGGTGAGCGTAGCGCTTGTTCGGCGAGGCGCGCAGGGCTTCAGCCTTGATCACAAAGGCGATCAGGCGGCCGAGCCGGTCGCGGATGCCGAAATGGCTGTCGGTGACGATGTTACTCATCAGCTCGGAATGCAGGAAGTCGCCCTCAATGGTGTTGGCCGCCCCCATCGGATCGTTCATGGCTTCGGGTGAGGTGATGCTGCCGCCATCCATGGCGCTGTAGAGCCAGCTTCCCTGCACAGCCAGCCCTGCCGAGGTGCCGCCGATCGGCTTGTTGGCCGCGATGTGGGCGTCGAGCGCCGCGTTCAACGGTGTGCCCTTCCACATCCGGACATAGTTCGACTGATCGCCACCCGCCAGAAAGATACCGTCGGCATTCTTAACTGCTTCCAGCAGCTTGGCGTCATAGGACGCTTTGCGGTCGGTAAAGAGGAAGGTGCGGATCGAGGTGACGCCCTTGACGGTCTTGTACATCTCGTCCTGGGTCTCGGTCGTGCCTGAAGCGCGCAACACAACGATATGACCGTGGCCCGAATGCGCCGTAAACCAGCGGAAGGCGTCGAGGGCCCCAATCGCCGCCGCCACTTAAGAGAAAACCACCCGTCACCGGATCGGGCGTCGGCTTCTTTTCGTCGCCGATGACGAAGGTTTTGTAGCCCGGACCGCTTTTCCACGGTGCGGCCTGCGCCGCATGAGCGAAACTTAAGGCGACAAGCGCGAATTCAGGGCAAGTTTTGAGGCTAGATTGCGGCGGGACATGCGGGGCTCCGTGCGGTTAGTGCGCAAATGCAACATATACGCACAACTGTGATCGCAAATTGACCTGATGGCAACAATTTGATTGCCATGCATGACACATTGATGTCACTTTTGCTCAAGTTATCTCGCAATTGGTACAGTTTGAAACCATATTTGCGAAATTCCCTTATTTAGCAACCG
The window above is part of the Asticcacaulis sp. MM231 genome. Proteins encoded here:
- a CDS encoding autotransporter domain-containing protein; protein product: MTLIGDNSTGISLEKGVTGNVYLSGSVTAVGENASAIKITGDLGGSLLIDGTYTGYAYSSTSALSQDVYDNLIPANNLLQAGPLVTIASNVANGVLLGSSVTSEDDDNTDEDGDGLTDSDQSTAALAQYGSAPALVIGSTTEDITLGGLTYTSTAIDPPSVNYGLLIRGSVGAYGVHPGITSNALVIGGTGYATTIANGIGIEGSVTSTSYGGDTTAVSLLDGATTPELDINGGSISATTTRYLTTTEDDDGNITSYTVSNVGKATALSISSGASLSTVNVSASSGIYASSSGSTGSATAIIDASGTLSTITNSGAISATITATDDDGDDVTETITGTATAMDLRANTTGVTITQVDNNATDSDDDEDIAAPYIYGNILLGSGNDSISSSGGYIYGNIDYGAGTGSFTLTDDAIFLGKMTSTGEIAMNIDSGASAGLTAGSSVLLSSLHVGADSTLALTLGVDNPDTPILINSGAAVFDDDALLYLTLDKILITPSTFKVMTASSFSLGNMTTSTLDGYIPYLYHADLETNTAGTELYANFRLKTQEEAGYSDNQYNALKPILAIVAQDSGADSALLSQTTKASFDQVYNQYLPDYSGENLLSLSVGASALNRSLGNLTVIPDNNGGQYWLQEYGFNTKRGYSDTAGFSSTGFSFAGGRERQVYGNQMVGAYMSLTSSSPKDTFAIGNEIASVSDITLGGYWRLNSGAFKGWAHAGAGYAQFKTTRNLLTTTVSHTAIAKWDGYSTSAGAGASYDLTSGKLGVTPQVFIDYYGLNESKHAESGGGDYFDLTIDEREGHLLSSTAQVNVSYKTGMIKPELWLGYKQNISATLADTVASFASGDPFTLSGGNIEGGGPVAGFRISADNPYSYFAIEAAYEKTDAYTNTSISLRTRFQF
- a CDS encoding response regulator transcription factor — translated: MDAGEARILFIRTGRGGQPVPATELCDAGFDLDVVYLNERHHESPAGRFHLAVLDFPNRHDTDLSITQATKSWVAPAPLIIVSDRADAIDRIIGLELGADDFMAKPFNPRELVARIRTILRSRYKAPERHALSRFFGWTLDNSRRLLTHEDGTVLRLSPNEYRVIRLFLDRAGYTLTRQDIQVHLTSDGELAMPSRGVDLLVNRLRAKLFEQSPFDIIQTVHGKGYRMRVKEDYSG
- a CDS encoding NADPH cytochrome P450 oxidoreductase family protein; translated protein: MIWETLTDDPTRLAWAYGSAAAFGLVCLWAGLKGRKRTTATSDYLVLYASQTGQAEEIARNSAKALLAGGRDAQAFSIAQVTVAQLQAAKTILCVISTTGEGDAPDEGLRFAQSLMQDRPDLSGQSVAVLALGDRNYDQFCAFGRRVFDWLVVCGGKAQSLIEVDDLDAAALKRWDELIHALGGKGNSATEAGVPWRMEQRTRLNPLGDNPLYHLRFMSDQVLSWQAGDLIEIVTPQGHRRDYSVASLPEEGHLDLYVREVIKTDGSYGDGSGLLIHGLQAGDSLPLRLKSHRNFHAPEGEGPLLLIGAGSGLAGLRAHILQAAKIGRPVWLIYGERHPLHDGALTEAMMVWREEGTLQGLDIAFSRPDEGEGRYVQAVVAASGAAIKDWLGHEGGLMCCGGLAMGREVENALAGIMGQAWVDDAKVSGRYRRDLY
- a CDS encoding FAD:protein FMN transferase, which codes for MVSVTVFDPQCWRADALATALMVMGEERAIEFTRQHEIPCLLWVRAETLHNGLRAVRSPRLEGWL
- a CDS encoding PepSY-associated TM helix domain-containing protein, translating into MPGSPTTSPSFWGTFWRNQLRQWHWISSAISLMGLALFAVTGFTLNHASQIEAKPQIVTIEKDLTAEGLAAMASVADKTPLTFAQTAVIKTATGVDVGKSAPDVDDDEIYLAMPQPGIDATMTIDRHDGHIVYERTDRGVIAVLNDLHKGRHSGAVWSLFIDLIAVASVVFSITGLGLLWLYSKGRRITWPLVAFGLLAPFILFLLFVHA
- a CDS encoding Lrp/AsnC ligand binding domain-containing protein codes for the protein MIKTLPRLCQEVEIRLAEISEIAAIYAISGEYDIIVLVEAADSIEMNELINRIGLLDGVERTTTSIILAAKLER
- a CDS encoding Lrp/AsnC family transcriptional regulator, which gives rise to MASLRENSRLPVSQLATMLDIPRTQVYARLERLEAEGIIDGYTVRLGQAYSTNRAYGRT
- a CDS encoding isoaspartyl peptidase/L-asparaginase, which translates into the protein MAAAIGALDAFRWFTAHSGHGHIVVLRASGTTETQDEMYKTVKGVTSIRTFLFTDRKASYDAKLLEAVKNADGIFLAGGDQSNYVRMWKGTPLNAALDAHIAANKPIGGTSAGLAVQGSWLYSAMDGGSITSPEAMNDPMGAANTIEGDFLHSELMSNIVTDSHFGIRDRLGRLIAFVIKAEALRASPNKRYAHPLVGLGIDEEAAMTVETDGTAKVYSNLDGHAWLVQRGEVNELALGKKLNVKNVSVTGIGKASTFNIRTLEVGQPSFTRTYDVTDGVLTQQKHWSLAIHGGAGVIDRGDLTPAKDATYRAGLAEALKAGQAVLDKGGSSLDAVEAALKPLEDNPLFNAGKGAAIAADGKTYLDAAIMDGGTMKAGAVASITRTKNPIMAARAVMDKTRHVFLAGEGADAFSLQQGLEQVDPSYFHTPEREQMLVDWKKDHSAMINPTHMYGTVGAVALDSDGHLAAATSTGGLTGKQWGRIGDSPLIGAGTYARDGDCAVSATGTGEYFIRDTAARQVCDRVRWNHQAIEQAAQDTIMSVGSLGGDGGLIAMGADGKPAFAINDLGMYRGAISSDSPVIRTAIYGDEKLK